Proteins encoded in a region of the Mycolicibacterium chitae genome:
- a CDS encoding ABC transporter permease, with protein MTVEPQTRSLPRRLSVTWPLGVLALIALAALLIPAIAGEQGADFSAALQPPGPGHPLGTDHFGHDLLVRCAQGLQISLLIAAVCAVVATVLGALIGTASALIGGWLDALVMRVVDGFNALPHLVLGIVIAAMWRGAPLAIIASIALTHWPAVARVVRAELLAVTDAGWVQTSRLAGASRWFVARQHLLPAVAGQALVAMVMLLPHAVWHESTLSFLGVGLSPEQASLGTLLGQARGDVLLGAWWTLVFPAAALIVTALTFSAAGATLRQRNSPPTGQVW; from the coding sequence ATGACCGTCGAACCGCAGACCCGGTCGCTGCCCCGTCGCCTGTCGGTGACCTGGCCGCTCGGCGTCCTGGCGCTGATCGCGCTGGCCGCGCTGCTGATCCCGGCGATCGCCGGCGAACAGGGCGCGGATTTCTCCGCCGCGCTGCAGCCGCCGGGGCCCGGACACCCGCTGGGCACCGACCATTTCGGCCACGACCTGCTGGTGCGCTGCGCGCAGGGCCTGCAGATCTCGCTGCTGATCGCCGCGGTGTGCGCGGTGGTGGCCACGGTGCTCGGCGCGCTGATCGGCACCGCGTCGGCGCTGATCGGCGGCTGGCTCGACGCCCTGGTGATGCGCGTGGTCGACGGCTTCAACGCACTGCCGCACCTGGTGCTGGGCATCGTCATCGCCGCGATGTGGCGCGGCGCCCCCCTGGCCATCATCGCCTCGATCGCCCTGACGCACTGGCCGGCGGTGGCGCGGGTGGTGCGCGCCGAGTTGCTCGCGGTCACCGACGCCGGCTGGGTGCAGACCTCGCGGCTGGCCGGGGCCTCGCGGTGGTTCGTCGCCCGGCAACACCTGCTGCCCGCGGTGGCCGGACAGGCCCTGGTGGCCATGGTGATGCTGCTGCCGCACGCGGTCTGGCACGAGTCGACGCTGTCCTTCCTGGGGGTGGGCCTGTCCCCCGAACAGGCCAGCCTGGGCACGCTGCTGGGGCAGGCCCGCGGCGACGTGCTGCTCGGCGCCTGGTGGACGCTGGTGTTTCCGGCGGCCGCGCTGATCGTGACCGCGCTGACCTTCTCGGCCGCGGGAGCCACACTGCGGCAACGTAATTCGCCGCCGACCGGACAGGTGTGGTGA
- a CDS encoding tyrosine recombinase XerC: MSIGPGIGVETVLAEFAEHLALEKGRSEHTRRAYLGDLRSLFDFLGAEADLSGLTLPVLRSWLAAQAAAGAARTTLGRRTSAIKAFTAWATRRGLLATDPAARLQVPKARRTLPAVLRQDQAIDAMAAARSGAAQGDPLALRDRLIVEMLYATGIRVSELCGLDVDDVDVDRRLVRVLGKGNKQRSAPFGAPAEEAVRSWLTDGRPQIATGESGPALLLGARGRRIDPRQVRTVVHDTVGAVPGAPDMGPHGLRHSAATHLLEGGADLRIVQELLGHSSLATTQLYTHVSVARLRAVHDQAHPRA; encoded by the coding sequence ATGTCCATTGGCCCCGGGATAGGCGTCGAGACGGTCCTGGCCGAGTTTGCCGAGCATCTCGCGCTGGAAAAGGGTCGATCGGAGCACACCCGGCGGGCCTACCTGGGCGACCTGCGCTCGCTGTTCGACTTCCTCGGCGCCGAGGCCGACCTTTCAGGGTTGACGCTGCCGGTGCTGCGGTCCTGGCTCGCGGCGCAGGCCGCGGCGGGCGCGGCGCGCACCACCCTGGGGCGGCGCACGTCGGCGATCAAGGCGTTCACGGCCTGGGCGACCCGCCGGGGGCTGCTGGCCACCGATCCCGCGGCGCGGCTGCAGGTGCCCAAGGCGCGCCGGACGCTGCCCGCGGTGCTGCGCCAGGATCAGGCCATCGACGCCATGGCGGCCGCGAGGTCCGGTGCGGCCCAGGGTGATCCGCTGGCACTGCGCGATCGCCTGATCGTGGAGATGTTGTACGCCACCGGGATCCGGGTCAGCGAGCTGTGCGGGCTCGACGTCGACGACGTCGACGTGGACCGGCGGCTGGTCCGGGTGCTGGGCAAGGGCAACAAACAGCGCAGCGCGCCGTTCGGCGCACCGGCCGAGGAGGCGGTGCGGTCCTGGCTGACCGACGGGCGCCCGCAGATCGCCACCGGTGAGTCGGGGCCCGCGCTGCTGCTCGGGGCGCGCGGTCGTCGCATCGATCCCCGCCAGGTGCGCACCGTCGTCCACGACACCGTGGGCGCGGTTCCCGGCGCCCCCGACATGGGCCCGCACGGGCTGCGGCACAGCGCGGCCACGCATCTGCTCGAGGGCGGCGCCGACCTGCGCATCGTCCAGGAACTGCTGGGCCACTCGTCGTTGGCGACGACCCAGCTCTACACCCACGTCAGCGTGGCCCGGCTGCGCGCCGTCCACGATCAGGCGCACCCGCGGGCCTGA
- a CDS encoding amidase, which produces MTHVHAFGDDALGDLDAVGVAEALRAGTVSRAEVTEAAIERTERVDPTLNALALECFARARDRAARPFGGFFDGVPSALKDNSDVAGLPTMKGADAWQPFPAAADGAFSRLFFATGLNIVGKTQMSEFGFSAAAEHPRLGPVRNPWDPRYTAGASSSGSAALVAAGALPIAHANDGGGSIRIPAACNGIVGLKPSRGRLPLEAEHGEMPIRIVANGVLTRSVRDTAAFYREAERAWHNRKLPAIGDVTGPGRQRLRIAVATRSIRRESAPEVREATLKTAALLENLGHHVEQLEELPVRPSFVEDFVLYWALLSMALVRGGRKRFGATFDRSRLDNLSLGLDRHAGRNLHRMPAAIARLATTRRSLATLTRRFDVVLMPTVAHETPLIGHLDPMADYEQVLDRLIDWVAFTPLHNITGDPAISLPLAQSSTGLPIGMMFSAPTGQETRLLELAYEVEAAAPFARIQDR; this is translated from the coding sequence ATGACCCACGTGCATGCCTTCGGTGACGACGCGCTCGGCGACCTGGACGCGGTGGGGGTGGCCGAGGCGCTGCGCGCGGGCACGGTCTCGCGGGCCGAGGTGACCGAGGCGGCGATCGAGCGCACCGAGCGGGTCGACCCGACGCTGAACGCGTTGGCGCTGGAATGCTTTGCGCGCGCGCGGGATCGCGCCGCGCGGCCGTTCGGCGGATTCTTCGACGGGGTGCCCTCGGCGCTCAAGGACAACTCGGATGTGGCGGGCCTGCCCACGATGAAGGGCGCCGACGCCTGGCAGCCGTTCCCGGCCGCGGCCGACGGCGCCTTCAGCCGACTGTTCTTCGCCACCGGACTCAACATCGTGGGCAAGACCCAGATGTCGGAGTTCGGCTTCAGCGCCGCCGCCGAACATCCGCGCCTGGGTCCGGTGCGCAACCCGTGGGATCCGCGCTACACCGCCGGGGCGTCCTCGTCGGGGTCGGCCGCGCTGGTGGCCGCCGGGGCGTTACCGATCGCGCACGCCAACGACGGCGGCGGGTCCATCCGGATCCCGGCCGCCTGCAACGGGATCGTCGGCCTCAAGCCGTCCCGCGGTCGGCTGCCGCTGGAGGCCGAGCACGGCGAGATGCCGATCCGCATCGTCGCCAACGGCGTGCTGACCCGCTCGGTGCGCGACACCGCCGCGTTCTACCGGGAGGCCGAACGGGCCTGGCACAACCGCAAGCTGCCGGCCATCGGTGACGTCACCGGCCCCGGACGGCAGCGGCTGCGGATCGCGGTCGCCACCCGGTCGATCCGCCGCGAGAGCGCGCCGGAGGTGCGGGAGGCGACGCTGAAGACGGCTGCACTGCTGGAGAACCTCGGGCATCACGTCGAACAGCTCGAGGAACTGCCGGTGCGGCCGTCGTTCGTCGAGGATTTCGTGCTCTACTGGGCGCTGCTGTCCATGGCGCTGGTGCGCGGAGGCCGCAAGCGCTTCGGCGCGACGTTCGACCGGTCCCGCCTGGACAACCTGTCGCTCGGGCTGGACCGCCACGCCGGGCGCAACCTGCACCGCATGCCGGCGGCGATCGCCCGGCTGGCCACCACCCGGCGCAGCCTGGCCACGCTGACCCGACGGTTCGACGTGGTGCTGATGCCGACGGTGGCGCACGAGACCCCGCTGATCGGTCACCTGGATCCGATGGCCGATTACGAGCAGGTCCTGGACCGCCTGATCGACTGGGTGGCGTTCACCCCGCTGCACAACATCACCGGCGACCCGGCGATCTCGCTGCCGCTGGCGCAATCGAGCACCGGCTTGCCGATCGGGATGATGTTCAGCGCCCCGACCGGGCAGGAGACCCGGCTGCTCGAGCTGGCCTACGAGGTGGAGGCCGCCGCGCCGTTCGCGCGCATTCAGGACCGCTGA
- a CDS encoding ATP-binding cassette domain-containing protein, with the protein MGAVAALEQLTVDIATRPGRHAPSVQPLRDVELTVNAGTVTALIGESGCGKSLVAAALCGLLPPGSRVRGRVLFDGTDLAQADERRWRPLRGHRIGLVPQSPATSFTPVSTVGTQLQQVCRRLGSDRTAAQWLAAAHLPAASAALYPHELSGGMAQRAAIAAALAGRPELLIADEPTSALDPDNAALVWQLLADVAAQGVAVLVITHDLPALLDAQVCDDIALMRAGTVIRRAPVAEMTGSTDDYVGRFFAGALT; encoded by the coding sequence ATGGGCGCCGTCGCAGCATTGGAACAACTGACCGTGGACATCGCGACCCGGCCGGGCCGCCACGCGCCGAGCGTGCAACCGCTGCGCGACGTCGAACTGACCGTCAACGCGGGCACCGTGACCGCCCTGATCGGCGAGTCGGGCTGCGGCAAGTCGCTGGTGGCCGCGGCGCTGTGCGGACTGTTGCCGCCGGGTTCGCGGGTGCGCGGCCGGGTCTTGTTCGACGGCACCGACCTCGCGCAGGCCGACGAGCGGCGCTGGCGCCCGCTGCGCGGGCACCGCATCGGGCTGGTCCCCCAGTCCCCGGCGACCTCGTTCACCCCCGTCAGCACTGTCGGCACCCAGCTGCAGCAGGTGTGCCGGCGGCTCGGCTCCGACCGCACCGCCGCGCAGTGGCTGGCCGCCGCCCACCTGCCGGCGGCCAGCGCGGCGCTGTACCCACATGAGCTGTCCGGCGGCATGGCGCAGCGCGCCGCGATCGCCGCGGCCCTGGCCGGTCGCCCCGAGTTGTTGATCGCCGACGAACCGACCTCCGCGCTGGACCCCGACAACGCGGCACTGGTGTGGCAATTGCTCGCCGACGTGGCCGCCCAGGGGGTCGCCGTGCTGGTCATCACCCACGACCTGCCGGCGCTGCTGGACGCGCAGGTGTGCGACGACATCGCCCTGATGCGCGCCGGCACCGTGATCCGCCGGGCCCCCGTCGCCGAGATGACCGGCAGCACCGACGATTACGTGGGCCGCTTCTTTGCCGGGGCCCTGACATGA
- the pyrH gene encoding UMP kinase — translation MTDAAEIRPKYSRVLLKLGGEMFGGGAVGLDPDVVAQVARQIADVVRSGVQMAVVIGGGNFFRGAQLQQRGMERTRSDYMGMLGTVMNSLALQDFLQKEGIDTRVQTAITMGQVAEPYIPLRALRHLEKGRVVIFGAGMGLPYFSTDTTAAQRALEIGAEVVLMAKAVDGVYTDDPRKNPDAEMLTEISHREVIDRGLGVADATAFSLCMDNGMPILVFNLLTDGNIARAVAGEKIGTLVTT, via the coding sequence ATGACCGACGCCGCAGAAATCCGCCCCAAGTACTCGCGAGTCCTGCTCAAGCTGGGCGGCGAGATGTTCGGCGGCGGCGCGGTGGGCCTCGATCCCGACGTGGTCGCCCAGGTGGCCCGCCAGATCGCCGACGTGGTGCGCAGTGGCGTGCAGATGGCGGTCGTGATCGGCGGCGGCAATTTCTTCCGCGGCGCCCAGTTGCAGCAGCGCGGCATGGAACGGACCCGCTCGGATTACATGGGCATGCTCGGCACCGTGATGAACAGCCTTGCGCTGCAAGACTTCCTGCAGAAGGAAGGCATCGACACCCGGGTGCAGACCGCGATCACCATGGGGCAGGTCGCCGAGCCCTACATCCCGCTGCGCGCGCTGCGGCACCTGGAGAAGGGGCGCGTGGTGATCTTCGGCGCCGGCATGGGGCTGCCGTACTTCTCCACCGACACCACCGCCGCGCAGCGCGCCCTGGAGATCGGCGCCGAGGTGGTGCTGATGGCCAAGGCCGTCGACGGCGTGTACACCGACGACCCGCGCAAGAATCCGGACGCCGAGATGCTGACCGAGATCTCCCATCGCGAGGTCATCGACCGGGGTCTGGGCGTGGCCGATGCCACGGCGTTCTCGCTGTGCATGGACAATGGCATGCCGATCCTGGTGTTCAATCTGCTCACCGATGGCAATATCGCTCGCGCCGTCGCGGGTGAGAAGATCGGAACACTGGTCACGACCTGA
- a CDS encoding M23 family metallopeptidase has product MRWRAAGAGVLAAILTLVGAGASARADWPRLTWPLRPAPAVLRGFDAPDPNWQRGHRGVDLAGAAGQPVHAAGPARVVFAGLLAGRPVISLAHPGGLRTSYEPVRAAVRAGQRVDGASVIGTLAPGHPGCSASACLHWGAMWGPASAADYVDPRGLLVGTRMRLKPLAG; this is encoded by the coding sequence ATGCGATGGCGGGCGGCAGGGGCCGGGGTGCTGGCGGCGATCCTCACGCTAGTGGGCGCCGGCGCGTCCGCGCGCGCGGACTGGCCGCGGTTGACCTGGCCGCTGCGGCCCGCGCCGGCGGTGCTGCGCGGTTTCGACGCGCCCGACCCGAACTGGCAGCGCGGGCACCGCGGCGTCGACCTGGCCGGCGCGGCGGGTCAACCGGTCCACGCCGCGGGCCCCGCGCGGGTGGTCTTCGCCGGGCTGCTGGCGGGCCGCCCGGTGATCTCACTGGCCCATCCGGGCGGGCTGCGGACCAGCTACGAACCGGTGCGCGCGGCGGTGCGGGCCGGTCAGCGGGTCGACGGCGCGAGCGTCATCGGGACGCTGGCACCGGGCCATCCCGGCTGTTCGGCGTCGGCCTGCCTGCACTGGGGCGCCATGTGGGGACCGGCCTCGGCCGCGGACTACGTGGACCCGCGGGGGCTGCTGGTCGGCACGCGGATGCGGCTCAAGCCGCTGGCCGGCTGA
- the rpsB gene encoding 30S ribosomal protein S2: MAVVTMKQLLDSGAHFGHQTRRWNPKMKRFIFTDRNGIYIIDLQQTLTYIDQAYEFVKETVAHGGSVLFVGTKKQAQESIAAEATRVGMPYVNQRWLGGMLTNFSTVHKRLQRLKELESMEQTGGFEGRTKKEILMLTREKNKLERSLGGIRDMQKVPSAIWVVDTNKEHLAVSEAIKLGIPVIAILDTNCDPDQVNYPIPGNDDAIRSAALLTKVIASAVAEGLQARAGASAGDGKPAAAGEPLAEWEQELLASATAAPADGAPAAATPSETPTDAS; encoded by the coding sequence ATGGCTGTCGTAACAATGAAGCAGCTGCTTGACAGCGGCGCGCACTTCGGGCATCAGACCCGTCGTTGGAATCCCAAGATGAAGCGGTTCATCTTCACCGACCGCAACGGCATCTACATCATCGACCTGCAGCAGACGCTGACCTACATCGACCAGGCGTACGAGTTCGTCAAGGAGACCGTCGCCCACGGTGGGTCCGTGCTGTTCGTCGGCACCAAGAAGCAGGCCCAGGAGTCGATCGCGGCGGAGGCGACCCGAGTCGGCATGCCGTACGTGAACCAGCGCTGGCTGGGCGGCATGCTCACCAACTTCTCCACCGTGCACAAGCGTCTGCAGCGGCTCAAGGAACTCGAGTCCATGGAGCAGACCGGTGGCTTCGAGGGTCGCACCAAGAAGGAAATCTTGATGCTGACCCGTGAGAAGAACAAGCTCGAGCGCAGCCTCGGCGGTATCCGGGACATGCAGAAGGTGCCGTCGGCGATCTGGGTCGTCGACACCAACAAGGAGCACCTGGCCGTCAGCGAGGCCATCAAGCTGGGCATCCCGGTCATCGCGATCCTGGACACCAACTGCGATCCCGACCAGGTCAACTACCCGATCCCGGGTAACGACGACGCGATCCGCTCGGCCGCCCTGCTGACCAAGGTCATCGCCTCCGCGGTGGCCGAGGGCCTGCAGGCCCGCGCCGGCGCGAGTGCCGGCGACGGCAAGCCGGCCGCCGCCGGGGAGCCCCTGGCCGAATGGGAGCAGGAACTGCTCGCCTCGGCGACCGCGGCTCCCGCCGACGGTGCGCCCGCCGCGGCAACCCCCTCCGAAACCCCCACCGACGCTTCGTAA
- the tsf gene encoding translation elongation factor Ts has translation MANYTAADVKRLRELTGAGMLDCKNALAESDGDFDKAVEVLRIKGAKDVGKRAERATAEGLVAAKDGALIELNSETDFVAKNAEFQELAAKIVDAAVAAKAGDVETLKAATIADGTSVEQAVADLSAKIGEKLELRRAVYFDGTVETYLHKRSADLPPAVGVLVEYTGADGSEAAHTAALQIAALKARYLTRDDVPEEIVASERRIAEETAKAEGKPEQALPKIVEGRVNGFYKDAVLLEQPSVSDNKKTVKALLDEAGVTITRFVRFEVGQA, from the coding sequence ATGGCTAACTACACCGCTGCCGACGTCAAGCGACTTCGGGAGCTGACCGGCGCTGGCATGCTCGACTGCAAGAACGCGCTGGCCGAGAGCGACGGCGATTTCGACAAGGCCGTCGAGGTACTGCGCATCAAGGGCGCCAAGGACGTCGGCAAGCGCGCGGAGCGCGCGACCGCCGAGGGCCTGGTCGCCGCCAAGGACGGCGCGCTCATCGAGCTGAACTCGGAGACCGACTTCGTCGCGAAGAACGCCGAGTTCCAGGAGCTGGCCGCCAAGATCGTCGACGCGGCGGTCGCCGCCAAGGCCGGCGATGTGGAAACGCTCAAGGCCGCGACCATCGCGGACGGCACGAGCGTCGAGCAGGCCGTCGCGGACCTGTCGGCGAAGATCGGCGAGAAGCTCGAGCTGCGTCGCGCCGTCTACTTCGACGGCACGGTCGAGACCTACCTGCACAAGCGGTCCGCGGACCTGCCCCCGGCCGTCGGCGTGCTCGTCGAGTACACCGGCGCGGACGGCTCGGAAGCCGCGCACACCGCCGCGCTGCAGATCGCCGCGCTCAAGGCCCGCTACCTCACCCGCGACGACGTCCCGGAGGAGATCGTGGCCAGCGAGCGTCGCATCGCCGAGGAGACCGCCAAGGCCGAGGGCAAGCCCGAGCAGGCGCTGCCCAAGATCGTCGAGGGTCGCGTCAACGGCTTCTACAAGGACGCCGTGCTGCTCGAGCAGCCGTCGGTGTCCGACAACAAGAAGACCGTCAAGGCCCTGCTCGACGAGGCCGGCGTGACCATCACCCGGTTCGTCCGGTTCGAGGTCGGCCAGGCCTGA
- a CDS encoding ABC transporter ATP-binding protein: MSTLDAEHISVRFGAREVLRDVGVTVRAGQTVGVRGPSGCGKTTLLRVLAGLRRPDAGTVRYAGAPAPEPGAVAMLAQHPRQVCNPRWTLRRILLEPTRIRGEDSSAALEAARRVGLDAALLDRYPAQVSDGQLQRACIGRALLQRPRYLLCDEPTSMLDPIAAEDITELLAQLSEDAAVVVVSHTPTLLTALADSVLDLTESAAAQRS; this comes from the coding sequence ATGAGCACCCTGGACGCCGAGCACATCTCCGTGCGCTTCGGCGCCCGCGAGGTCCTGCGCGACGTCGGCGTGACGGTGCGCGCCGGTCAGACCGTCGGCGTGCGCGGGCCGTCGGGGTGCGGGAAGACCACCCTGCTGCGCGTGCTGGCCGGCCTGCGCCGACCCGACGCCGGCACGGTGCGCTACGCGGGCGCGCCGGCCCCCGAACCGGGCGCGGTGGCCATGCTCGCCCAGCACCCGCGGCAGGTCTGCAACCCGCGGTGGACGTTGCGGCGAATCCTGCTGGAGCCCACCCGGATCCGCGGCGAGGACAGCTCCGCGGCGCTCGAGGCGGCGCGGCGCGTCGGCCTGGACGCCGCGCTGCTCGACCGCTACCCCGCCCAGGTCAGCGACGGGCAGCTGCAACGCGCCTGTATCGGCCGGGCGCTGCTGCAGCGGCCCCGCTACCTGTTGTGCGACGAGCCGACCTCGATGCTGGATCCCATTGCCGCCGAGGACATCACGGAGCTGCTGGCGCAGCTGTCCGAGGACGCCGCGGTCGTCGTGGTCAGTCACACGCCGACGCTGCTCACCGCGCTGGCCGACAGTGTGCTGGACCTGACCGAATCGGCGGCAGCTCAGCGGTCCTGA
- a CDS encoding ABC transporter permease encodes MDALTDLAAPDRVVTRRGERLGAAGRLLAVRTAVAVPVTIAVSAAMFAVASLSPFDPLVAYLGDRYQTATPSQREAMRAAYDVDQPWWQAWWQWLGGLLHGDLGWSSTQSQAVSTVLAERMPFSFALSGTALLIAAALAIGLGTLAGMRRGPVDKLCTAFAVTFAAVPPFVVSLALVTVFAVGLRWLPTSGARPPGGEYTVDGLLTYGLLPLIALTVSQIPWLLLSTRTAVVEACSSDAVRAARARGVHGWPLLRSHIAPVSVLPALALLGTRLPELIAGAAIVETVFGWPGVAAVLVESAAALDFPLMAALTVGAALAVLLGSALSDAAAVALDPRIEMRA; translated from the coding sequence ATGGACGCGTTGACCGACCTCGCCGCGCCGGACCGCGTCGTCACCCGACGCGGTGAACGGCTCGGCGCGGCCGGACGCCTGCTCGCGGTGCGCACGGCCGTCGCCGTCCCGGTGACGATCGCCGTGTCGGCGGCGATGTTCGCGGTGGCCTCGCTGTCCCCGTTCGACCCCCTAGTCGCCTACCTCGGCGACCGATATCAGACGGCCACGCCGTCACAGCGCGAGGCGATGCGCGCCGCCTACGACGTCGACCAGCCCTGGTGGCAAGCGTGGTGGCAGTGGCTCGGCGGCCTACTGCACGGGGACCTCGGCTGGTCCTCGACGCAGTCCCAGGCGGTGAGCACCGTGCTGGCCGAACGGATGCCGTTCAGCTTCGCGCTATCCGGGACCGCGCTGCTGATCGCCGCGGCGCTGGCCATCGGCCTGGGCACGCTGGCCGGGATGCGCCGCGGCCCCGTCGACAAGCTGTGCACGGCGTTTGCCGTCACCTTCGCCGCGGTGCCGCCGTTCGTGGTGTCGCTGGCCCTGGTCACGGTGTTCGCCGTCGGGCTGCGCTGGCTGCCCACCTCTGGGGCGCGGCCCCCGGGCGGTGAGTACACCGTCGACGGTCTGCTGACCTACGGCCTGCTGCCGTTGATCGCGCTGACCGTCTCGCAGATCCCGTGGCTGCTGCTGAGCACGCGCACCGCGGTGGTGGAGGCCTGCTCCTCGGATGCGGTGCGCGCGGCGCGGGCCCGCGGCGTCCACGGCTGGCCGCTGCTGCGCTCGCACATCGCCCCGGTGTCGGTGCTGCCGGCGCTGGCCCTGCTGGGCACCCGGCTGCCGGAGTTGATCGCCGGCGCCGCCATCGTCGAGACCGTGTTCGGCTGGCCGGGGGTGGCCGCGGTGCTGGTGGAATCGGCCGCGGCCCTGGACTTCCCGCTGATGGCCGCGCTGACCGTGGGCGCGGCGCTGGCGGTGCTGCTGGGCTCGGCACTGTCGGATGCCGCCGCGGTGGCCCTGGACCCCCGGATCGAGATGCGCGCATGA
- a CDS encoding ABC transporter substrate-binding protein — MQPRTLLILATTAGLLAAGCATADDAPADQIVLAEGYDLGGYNPVNGYGEQGVSPLYDGLLRPAADNDDRIPELVPALADAAPEQVGPRRWRLPLRGDVTFSDGSAFDSADVVATYAALKDPAVASAISTNVAAIAQVDADGPGAVIVTMHTDANPEPYLLAGIVPSEQVEDAPAADWALNTAPVGTGPYVLDSLRPDQAVLVARDDYWGQQAQVQRIVYTHSPDDNVRAQRISTGEVDGVNLPPKLINSLNADDVSTVAVKSADWRAVSFPAGNPFTADPQARLAMNLGVDRDAVIRDVLAGHGRPAHTPVADVYGPAYNAAATFDFAPERAGEVLDAAGWRTGPGGIREKDGARAEFELLYNAADTLRRDLAVAFAAAVKPLGIAVQTRGTSWDEIDTSFERSAVLLGGGSTPYSIDAQVYDTLHTRVPDSSPYSNPGNFTAPGLDELLDAARQLPDGDAKDELYRQIQAGYVGQPSSVFLAFLDHTYAYRDLGWNQSAPILEPHSHGVAWGPWWQLNAWTR; from the coding sequence ATGCAGCCTCGCACCCTACTGATCCTCGCGACGACGGCCGGGCTGCTCGCGGCGGGCTGCGCGACGGCCGACGACGCCCCGGCCGACCAGATCGTGTTGGCCGAAGGCTACGACCTCGGTGGCTACAACCCGGTCAACGGCTATGGCGAACAAGGCGTTTCACCGCTGTACGACGGGCTGCTGCGCCCGGCCGCCGACAACGACGACCGCATCCCCGAGTTGGTGCCCGCCCTGGCCGACGCCGCCCCCGAACAGGTGGGCCCGCGGCGCTGGCGACTGCCGCTGCGCGGCGACGTCACCTTCTCCGACGGCAGCGCCTTCGACTCGGCCGACGTCGTCGCCACCTATGCGGCCCTGAAGGACCCCGCGGTGGCCTCTGCGATCTCCACCAACGTCGCGGCCATCGCGCAGGTGGACGCCGACGGCCCCGGCGCGGTGATCGTCACGATGCACACCGACGCCAACCCGGAGCCGTACCTGCTGGCCGGGATCGTCCCGTCGGAGCAGGTCGAGGACGCCCCGGCCGCGGACTGGGCGCTCAACACCGCGCCCGTGGGCACCGGCCCCTATGTGCTCGACAGCCTGCGCCCCGACCAGGCGGTGCTGGTGGCCCGCGACGACTACTGGGGTCAGCAGGCGCAGGTCCAGCGGATCGTCTACACCCACTCCCCCGACGACAACGTGCGCGCCCAGCGGATCAGCACCGGCGAGGTCGACGGCGTCAACCTGCCGCCCAAACTCATCAACTCGCTGAACGCCGACGACGTGTCGACGGTGGCGGTCAAGTCCGCGGACTGGCGCGCGGTGTCGTTCCCGGCCGGCAACCCGTTCACCGCGGACCCGCAGGCCCGGCTGGCGATGAACCTGGGCGTGGACCGAGACGCGGTCATCCGCGACGTGCTGGCCGGCCACGGCCGCCCGGCCCACACCCCCGTGGCCGACGTGTACGGCCCGGCCTACAACGCGGCGGCCACCTTCGACTTCGCCCCCGAACGGGCCGGCGAGGTGCTCGACGCCGCGGGCTGGCGGACCGGCCCGGGCGGGATCCGCGAAAAGGACGGCGCCAGGGCCGAGTTCGAGCTGCTCTACAACGCGGCCGACACCCTGCGGCGCGACCTGGCGGTGGCGTTCGCGGCGGCGGTCAAGCCACTCGGCATCGCCGTGCAGACCCGCGGCACCAGCTGGGACGAGATCGACACCAGCTTCGAGCGCTCCGCCGTGCTGCTCGGCGGCGGCTCGACCCCGTACAGCATCGACGCCCAGGTGTACGACACCCTGCACACCCGGGTGCCGGACTCCTCGCCGTACTCGAACCCCGGCAACTTCACCGCGCCCGGCCTCGACGAACTGCTCGACGCCGCCCGACAACTGCCCGACGGCGACGCCAAGGACGAGCTGTACCGCCAGATCCAGGCCGGCTACGTCGGCCAGCCGTCGAGCGTGTTCCTGGCCTTCCTCGATCACACCTACGCCTACCGCGATCTGGGCTGGAACCAGAGCGCCCCGATCCTGGAACCGCACTCCCACGGCGTCGCGTGGGGTCCGTGGTGGCAGTTGAACGCATGGACGCGTTGA